A region from the Engraulis encrasicolus isolate BLACKSEA-1 chromosome 18, IST_EnEncr_1.0, whole genome shotgun sequence genome encodes:
- the LOC134468864 gene encoding heterogeneous nuclear ribonucleoprotein Q-like isoform X1 — protein sequence MATEEHVNGNGTEEQEQDQEHDQEQEQEPEQEPMDTTAAVTHSEHFQTLLDAGLPEKVAEKLDEIYVAGLVAHSDLDERAIEALKEFNEEAALQVLVQFKESDLSHVQNKSAYLCGVMKTYRQREKQGTKVSDSSKGPDEAKIKELLDRTGYTLDVTTGQRKYGGPPPEAVYSGLQPHVGTEIFVGKIPRDMFEDELVPLFEKAGPIWDLRLMMDPLTGLNRGYAFLTFCNKDAAQEAVKLFNNHEIRTGKHIGVCISVANNRLFVGSIPKNKTREQIVEEFSKVTEGLNDVILYHQPDDKKKNRGFCFLEYEDHKAAAQARRRLMSGRVKVWGNVVTVEWADPIEDPDPEVMAKVKVLFARNLANGVTEESLEKAFGEFGKLERVKKLKDYAFIHFEERDAAVKALAELNGKEMEGEPIEIVFAKPPDQKRKERKAQRQAAKTTYDDYYYYGPPHMPPPPRGRGRGGGGGGGRGGYASYPPDYYGYEDYYDYYGYDYHNYRGGYDDPYYGGYEDFQAPPVRARGGRGGSRGGGGASPARGRGGAGPPRGRGGGGFSQRGGGGAGGPGAGRGMRGSRGGPMQQRGGRGVRGGRGGRGGSVGGKRKADGHSQPDSKRRQTNNQNWGSQPIAQQPLQGGDHSGNYGYKSDNQEFYQDSFGQQWN from the exons ATGGCAACTGAAGAACACGTTAATGGGAATGGAACAGAAGAGCAGGAGCAGGATCAGGAACATGACCAGGAACAGGAGCAAGAGCCGGAGCAGGAGCCCATGGACACCACTGCTGCTGTTACCCATTCTGAACACTTCCAGACGTTACTAGATGCTGGTTTACCAGAGAAGGTTGCTGAAAAGCTAGATGAAATCTACGTAGCAG GCCTTGTAGCACACAGTGACTTAGATGAGCGGGCGATAGAGGCCCTGAAAGAATTCAACGAGGAAGCCGCACTACAAGTTCTCGTTCAGTTTAAGGAAAGCGACCTTTCACATGTGCAA AACAAAAGTGCCTATTTGTGTGGAGTGATGAAGACGTACAGACAACGGGAGAAGCAGGGGACCAAAGTTTCAGATTCCAGTAAAGGACCAGATGAAGCAAAAATAAAA GAGCTGCTGGACAGAACTGGCTACACGCTGGACGTGACAACGGGACAGAGAAAGTACGGTGGCCCCCCGCCAGAGGCAGTGTACTCAGGACTTCAGCCCCATGTTGGCACAGAG attttcgtggggaagatccCGAGGGACATGTTTGAGGACGAGCTGGTGCCCCTGTTTGAGAAGGCGGGCCCCATCTGGGACCTGCGGCTGATGATGGACCCGCTGACGGGCCTCAACCGGGGCTACGCCTTCCTCACTTTCTGCAATAAAGACGCTGCACAGGAGGCAGTGAAGCTG TTTAACAATCATGAAATTCGCACCGGGAAACACATTGGAGTGTGCATATCTGTGGCGAATAATAGACTTTTTGTCGGTTCGATCCCAAAAAACAAAACGAGAGAACAAATAGTGGAGGAGTTCTCCAAAGTCACAG AGGGTCTGAACGACGTCATCCTGTACCATCAGCCGGATGACAAGAAGAAGAACCGTGGCTTCTGTTTCCTGGAATATGAGGACCACAAGGCAGCAGCGCAGGCCCGGCGGCGCCTCATGAGCGGCAGGGTGAAGGTCTGGGGCAACGTGGTCACTGTGGAGTGGGCCGACCCCATCGAGGACCCCGACCCAGAGGTCATGGCCAAG GTGAAAGTTCTGTTTGCCCGAAACCTTGCAAATGGCGTCACCGAAGAATCGCTTGAAAAAGCCTTCGGTGAGTTTGGCAAGCTTGAGCGAGTGAAGAAGCTGAAAGACTACGCCTTCATCCACTTTGAGGAGCGGGACGCCGCCGTGAAG GCCTTGGCGGAATTGAATGGAAAAGAAATGGAGGGGGAACCGATTGAAATTGTTTTCGCTAAACCCCCCGACCAGAAGAGGAAAGAGCGCAAGGCCCAGCGGCAAGCAGCCAAGACAAC GTACGATGACTATTATTACTACGGCCCCCCTCACATGCCTCCTCCCCCCCGAGGCCGGGGTCGAggaggtggcggcggcggtggtcgCGGGGGTTACGCTTCTTACCCCCCAGACTATTACGGCTACGAGGATTACTACGACTACTACGGCTACGACTACCACAACTACCGCGGCGGATACGATGACCCGTACTACGGAGGCTACGAGGACTTTCAGGCTCCGCCGGTCAGGGCCCGAGGTGGCCGAGGGGGctcgcgaggaggaggaggagcctccCCAGCCCGGGGGAGAGGAGGCGCGGGGCCGCccaggggcagaggaggagggggcttCTCCCAGAGAGGCGGCGGTGGTGCTGGGGGTCCGGGAGCAGGCCGAGGCATGCGGGGGTCCAGAGGAGGACCGATGCAGCAGAGAGGCGGCCGCGGGGTACGTGGTGGCAGGGGTGGCCGCGGTGGAAGTGTAGGAGGAAAGCGCAAAGCTGACGGGCACAGCCAGCCAGATTCCAAGCGTCGCCAAACCAATAATCAGAACTGGGGCTCTCAACCCATTGCTCAGCAACCGCTACAAGGTGGCGATCATTCTGGTAACTATGGTTACAAATCTGACAACCAGGAGTTTTATCAGGATTCTTTTGGGCAACAGTGGAACTAG
- the LOC134468864 gene encoding heterogeneous nuclear ribonucleoprotein Q-like isoform X3 — MATEEHVNGNGTEEQEQDQEHDQEQEQEPEQEPMDTTAAVTHSEHFQTLLDAGLPEKVAEKLDEIYVAGLVAHSDLDERAIEALKEFNEEAALQVLVQFKESDLSHVQNKSAYLCGVMKTYRQREKQGTKVSDSSKGPDEAKIKELLDRTGYTLDVTTGQRKYGGPPPEAVYSGLQPHVGTEIFVGKIPRDMFEDELVPLFEKAGPIWDLRLMMDPLTGLNRGYAFLTFCNKDAAQEAVKLFNNHEIRTGKHIGVCISVANNRLFVGSIPKNKTREQIVEEFSKVTEGLNDVILYHQPDDKKKNRGFCFLEYEDHKAAAQARRRLMSGRVKVWGNVVTVEWADPIEDPDPEVMAKVKVLFARNLANGVTEESLEKAFGEFGKLERVKKLKDYAFIHFEERDAAVKALAELNGKEMEGEPIEIVFAKPPDQKRKERKAQRQAAKTTYDDYYYYGPPHMPPPPRGRGRGGGGGGGRGGYASYPPDYYGYEDYYDYYGYDYHNYRGGYDDPYYGGYEDFQAPPVRARGGRGGSRGGGGASPARGRGGAGPPRGRGGGGFSQRGGGGAGGPGAGRGMRGSRGGPMQQRGGRGVRGGRGGRGGSVGGKRKADGHSQPDSKRRQTNNQNWGSQPIAQQPLQGGDHSGKRGRGWS; from the exons ATGGCAACTGAAGAACACGTTAATGGGAATGGAACAGAAGAGCAGGAGCAGGATCAGGAACATGACCAGGAACAGGAGCAAGAGCCGGAGCAGGAGCCCATGGACACCACTGCTGCTGTTACCCATTCTGAACACTTCCAGACGTTACTAGATGCTGGTTTACCAGAGAAGGTTGCTGAAAAGCTAGATGAAATCTACGTAGCAG GCCTTGTAGCACACAGTGACTTAGATGAGCGGGCGATAGAGGCCCTGAAAGAATTCAACGAGGAAGCCGCACTACAAGTTCTCGTTCAGTTTAAGGAAAGCGACCTTTCACATGTGCAA AACAAAAGTGCCTATTTGTGTGGAGTGATGAAGACGTACAGACAACGGGAGAAGCAGGGGACCAAAGTTTCAGATTCCAGTAAAGGACCAGATGAAGCAAAAATAAAA GAGCTGCTGGACAGAACTGGCTACACGCTGGACGTGACAACGGGACAGAGAAAGTACGGTGGCCCCCCGCCAGAGGCAGTGTACTCAGGACTTCAGCCCCATGTTGGCACAGAG attttcgtggggaagatccCGAGGGACATGTTTGAGGACGAGCTGGTGCCCCTGTTTGAGAAGGCGGGCCCCATCTGGGACCTGCGGCTGATGATGGACCCGCTGACGGGCCTCAACCGGGGCTACGCCTTCCTCACTTTCTGCAATAAAGACGCTGCACAGGAGGCAGTGAAGCTG TTTAACAATCATGAAATTCGCACCGGGAAACACATTGGAGTGTGCATATCTGTGGCGAATAATAGACTTTTTGTCGGTTCGATCCCAAAAAACAAAACGAGAGAACAAATAGTGGAGGAGTTCTCCAAAGTCACAG AGGGTCTGAACGACGTCATCCTGTACCATCAGCCGGATGACAAGAAGAAGAACCGTGGCTTCTGTTTCCTGGAATATGAGGACCACAAGGCAGCAGCGCAGGCCCGGCGGCGCCTCATGAGCGGCAGGGTGAAGGTCTGGGGCAACGTGGTCACTGTGGAGTGGGCCGACCCCATCGAGGACCCCGACCCAGAGGTCATGGCCAAG GTGAAAGTTCTGTTTGCCCGAAACCTTGCAAATGGCGTCACCGAAGAATCGCTTGAAAAAGCCTTCGGTGAGTTTGGCAAGCTTGAGCGAGTGAAGAAGCTGAAAGACTACGCCTTCATCCACTTTGAGGAGCGGGACGCCGCCGTGAAG GCCTTGGCGGAATTGAATGGAAAAGAAATGGAGGGGGAACCGATTGAAATTGTTTTCGCTAAACCCCCCGACCAGAAGAGGAAAGAGCGCAAGGCCCAGCGGCAAGCAGCCAAGACAAC GTACGATGACTATTATTACTACGGCCCCCCTCACATGCCTCCTCCCCCCCGAGGCCGGGGTCGAggaggtggcggcggcggtggtcgCGGGGGTTACGCTTCTTACCCCCCAGACTATTACGGCTACGAGGATTACTACGACTACTACGGCTACGACTACCACAACTACCGCGGCGGATACGATGACCCGTACTACGGAGGCTACGAGGACTTTCAGGCTCCGCCGGTCAGGGCCCGAGGTGGCCGAGGGGGctcgcgaggaggaggaggagcctccCCAGCCCGGGGGAGAGGAGGCGCGGGGCCGCccaggggcagaggaggagggggcttCTCCCAGAGAGGCGGCGGTGGTGCTGGGGGTCCGGGAGCAGGCCGAGGCATGCGGGGGTCCAGAGGAGGACCGATGCAGCAGAGAGGCGGCCGCGGGGTACGTGGTGGCAGGGGTGGCCGCGGTGGAAGTGTAGGAGGAAAGCGCAAAGCTGACGGGCACAGCCAGCCAGATTCCAAGCGTCGCCAAACCAATAATCAGAACTGGGGCTCTCAACCCATTGCTCAGCAACCGCTACAAGGTGGCGATCATTCTG
- the LOC134468864 gene encoding heterogeneous nuclear ribonucleoprotein Q-like isoform X2, with product MATEEHVNGNGTEEQEQDQEHDQEQEQEPEQEPMDTTAAVTHSEHFQTLLDAGLPEKVAEKLDEIYVAGLVAHSDLDERAIEALKEFNEEAALQVLVQFKESDLSHVQNKSAYLCGVMKTYRQREKQGTKVSDSSKGPDEAKIKELLDRTGYTLDVTTGQRKYGGPPPEAVYSGLQPHVGTEIFVGKIPRDMFEDELVPLFEKAGPIWDLRLMMDPLTGLNRGYAFLTFCNKDAAQEAVKLFNNHEIRTGKHIGVCISVANNRLFVGSIPKNKTREQIVEEFSKVTEGLNDVILYHQPDDKKKNRGFCFLEYEDHKAAAQARRRLMSGRVKVWGNVVTVEWADPIEDPDPEVMAKVKVLFARNLANGVTEESLEKAFGEFGKLERVKKLKDYAFIHFEERDAAVKALAELNGKEMEGEPIEIVFAKPPDQKRKERKAQRQAAKTTYDDYYYYGPPHMPPPPRGRGRGGGGGGGRGGYASYPPDYYGYEDYYDYYGYDYHNYRGGYDDPYYGGYEDFQAPPVRARGGRGGSRGGGGASPARGRGGAGPPRGRGGGGFSQRGGGGAGGPGAGRGMRGSRGGPMQQRGGRGVRGGRGGRGGSVGGKRKADGHSQPDSKRRQTNNQNWGSQPIAQQPLQGGDHSAGKRGRGWS from the exons ATGGCAACTGAAGAACACGTTAATGGGAATGGAACAGAAGAGCAGGAGCAGGATCAGGAACATGACCAGGAACAGGAGCAAGAGCCGGAGCAGGAGCCCATGGACACCACTGCTGCTGTTACCCATTCTGAACACTTCCAGACGTTACTAGATGCTGGTTTACCAGAGAAGGTTGCTGAAAAGCTAGATGAAATCTACGTAGCAG GCCTTGTAGCACACAGTGACTTAGATGAGCGGGCGATAGAGGCCCTGAAAGAATTCAACGAGGAAGCCGCACTACAAGTTCTCGTTCAGTTTAAGGAAAGCGACCTTTCACATGTGCAA AACAAAAGTGCCTATTTGTGTGGAGTGATGAAGACGTACAGACAACGGGAGAAGCAGGGGACCAAAGTTTCAGATTCCAGTAAAGGACCAGATGAAGCAAAAATAAAA GAGCTGCTGGACAGAACTGGCTACACGCTGGACGTGACAACGGGACAGAGAAAGTACGGTGGCCCCCCGCCAGAGGCAGTGTACTCAGGACTTCAGCCCCATGTTGGCACAGAG attttcgtggggaagatccCGAGGGACATGTTTGAGGACGAGCTGGTGCCCCTGTTTGAGAAGGCGGGCCCCATCTGGGACCTGCGGCTGATGATGGACCCGCTGACGGGCCTCAACCGGGGCTACGCCTTCCTCACTTTCTGCAATAAAGACGCTGCACAGGAGGCAGTGAAGCTG TTTAACAATCATGAAATTCGCACCGGGAAACACATTGGAGTGTGCATATCTGTGGCGAATAATAGACTTTTTGTCGGTTCGATCCCAAAAAACAAAACGAGAGAACAAATAGTGGAGGAGTTCTCCAAAGTCACAG AGGGTCTGAACGACGTCATCCTGTACCATCAGCCGGATGACAAGAAGAAGAACCGTGGCTTCTGTTTCCTGGAATATGAGGACCACAAGGCAGCAGCGCAGGCCCGGCGGCGCCTCATGAGCGGCAGGGTGAAGGTCTGGGGCAACGTGGTCACTGTGGAGTGGGCCGACCCCATCGAGGACCCCGACCCAGAGGTCATGGCCAAG GTGAAAGTTCTGTTTGCCCGAAACCTTGCAAATGGCGTCACCGAAGAATCGCTTGAAAAAGCCTTCGGTGAGTTTGGCAAGCTTGAGCGAGTGAAGAAGCTGAAAGACTACGCCTTCATCCACTTTGAGGAGCGGGACGCCGCCGTGAAG GCCTTGGCGGAATTGAATGGAAAAGAAATGGAGGGGGAACCGATTGAAATTGTTTTCGCTAAACCCCCCGACCAGAAGAGGAAAGAGCGCAAGGCCCAGCGGCAAGCAGCCAAGACAAC GTACGATGACTATTATTACTACGGCCCCCCTCACATGCCTCCTCCCCCCCGAGGCCGGGGTCGAggaggtggcggcggcggtggtcgCGGGGGTTACGCTTCTTACCCCCCAGACTATTACGGCTACGAGGATTACTACGACTACTACGGCTACGACTACCACAACTACCGCGGCGGATACGATGACCCGTACTACGGAGGCTACGAGGACTTTCAGGCTCCGCCGGTCAGGGCCCGAGGTGGCCGAGGGGGctcgcgaggaggaggaggagcctccCCAGCCCGGGGGAGAGGAGGCGCGGGGCCGCccaggggcagaggaggagggggcttCTCCCAGAGAGGCGGCGGTGGTGCTGGGGGTCCGGGAGCAGGCCGAGGCATGCGGGGGTCCAGAGGAGGACCGATGCAGCAGAGAGGCGGCCGCGGGGTACGTGGTGGCAGGGGTGGCCGCGGTGGAAGTGTAGGAGGAAAGCGCAAAGCTGACGGGCACAGCCAGCCAGATTCCAAGCGTCGCCAAACCAATAATCAGAACTGGGGCTCTCAACCCATTGCTCAGCAACCGCTACAAGGTGGCGATCATTCTG
- the LOC134468864 gene encoding heterogeneous nuclear ribonucleoprotein Q-like isoform X5, producing MATEEHVNGNGTEEQEQDQEHDQEQEQEPEQEPMDTTAAVTHSEHFQTLLDAGLPEKVAEKLDEIYVAGLVAHSDLDERAIEALKEFNEEAALQVLVQFKESDLSHVQNKSAYLCGVMKTYRQREKQGTKVSDSSKGPDEAKIKELLDRTGYTLDVTTGQRKYGGPPPEAVYSGLQPHVGTEIFVGKIPRDMFEDELVPLFEKAGPIWDLRLMMDPLTGLNRGYAFLTFCNKDAAQEAVKLFNNHEIRTGKHIGVCISVANNRLFVGSIPKNKTREQIVEEFSKVTEGLNDVILYHQPDDKKKNRGFCFLEYEDHKAAAQARRRLMSGRVKVWGNVVTVEWADPIEDPDPEVMAKVKVLFARNLANGVTEESLEKAFGEFGKLERVKKLKDYAFIHFEERDAAVKALAELNGKEMEGEPIEIVFAKPPDQKRKERKAQRQAAKTTYDDYYYYGPPHMPPPPRGRGRGGGGGGGRGGYASYPPDYYGYEDYYDYYGYDYHNYRGGYDDPYYGGYEDFQAPPVRARGGRGGSRGGGGASPARGRGGAGPPRGRGGGGFSQRGGGGAGGPGAGRGMRGSRGGPMQQRGGRGGKGVEDGPDQ from the exons ATGGCAACTGAAGAACACGTTAATGGGAATGGAACAGAAGAGCAGGAGCAGGATCAGGAACATGACCAGGAACAGGAGCAAGAGCCGGAGCAGGAGCCCATGGACACCACTGCTGCTGTTACCCATTCTGAACACTTCCAGACGTTACTAGATGCTGGTTTACCAGAGAAGGTTGCTGAAAAGCTAGATGAAATCTACGTAGCAG GCCTTGTAGCACACAGTGACTTAGATGAGCGGGCGATAGAGGCCCTGAAAGAATTCAACGAGGAAGCCGCACTACAAGTTCTCGTTCAGTTTAAGGAAAGCGACCTTTCACATGTGCAA AACAAAAGTGCCTATTTGTGTGGAGTGATGAAGACGTACAGACAACGGGAGAAGCAGGGGACCAAAGTTTCAGATTCCAGTAAAGGACCAGATGAAGCAAAAATAAAA GAGCTGCTGGACAGAACTGGCTACACGCTGGACGTGACAACGGGACAGAGAAAGTACGGTGGCCCCCCGCCAGAGGCAGTGTACTCAGGACTTCAGCCCCATGTTGGCACAGAG attttcgtggggaagatccCGAGGGACATGTTTGAGGACGAGCTGGTGCCCCTGTTTGAGAAGGCGGGCCCCATCTGGGACCTGCGGCTGATGATGGACCCGCTGACGGGCCTCAACCGGGGCTACGCCTTCCTCACTTTCTGCAATAAAGACGCTGCACAGGAGGCAGTGAAGCTG TTTAACAATCATGAAATTCGCACCGGGAAACACATTGGAGTGTGCATATCTGTGGCGAATAATAGACTTTTTGTCGGTTCGATCCCAAAAAACAAAACGAGAGAACAAATAGTGGAGGAGTTCTCCAAAGTCACAG AGGGTCTGAACGACGTCATCCTGTACCATCAGCCGGATGACAAGAAGAAGAACCGTGGCTTCTGTTTCCTGGAATATGAGGACCACAAGGCAGCAGCGCAGGCCCGGCGGCGCCTCATGAGCGGCAGGGTGAAGGTCTGGGGCAACGTGGTCACTGTGGAGTGGGCCGACCCCATCGAGGACCCCGACCCAGAGGTCATGGCCAAG GTGAAAGTTCTGTTTGCCCGAAACCTTGCAAATGGCGTCACCGAAGAATCGCTTGAAAAAGCCTTCGGTGAGTTTGGCAAGCTTGAGCGAGTGAAGAAGCTGAAAGACTACGCCTTCATCCACTTTGAGGAGCGGGACGCCGCCGTGAAG GCCTTGGCGGAATTGAATGGAAAAGAAATGGAGGGGGAACCGATTGAAATTGTTTTCGCTAAACCCCCCGACCAGAAGAGGAAAGAGCGCAAGGCCCAGCGGCAAGCAGCCAAGACAAC GTACGATGACTATTATTACTACGGCCCCCCTCACATGCCTCCTCCCCCCCGAGGCCGGGGTCGAggaggtggcggcggcggtggtcgCGGGGGTTACGCTTCTTACCCCCCAGACTATTACGGCTACGAGGATTACTACGACTACTACGGCTACGACTACCACAACTACCGCGGCGGATACGATGACCCGTACTACGGAGGCTACGAGGACTTTCAGGCTCCGCCGGTCAGGGCCCGAGGTGGCCGAGGGGGctcgcgaggaggaggaggagcctccCCAGCCCGGGGGAGAGGAGGCGCGGGGCCGCccaggggcagaggaggagggggcttCTCCCAGAGAGGCGGCGGTGGTGCTGGGGGTCCGGGAGCAGGCCGAGGCATGCGGGGGTCCAGAGGAGGACCGATGCAGCAGAGAGGCGGCCGCGGG
- the LOC134468864 gene encoding heterogeneous nuclear ribonucleoprotein Q-like isoform X4, producing the protein MATEEHVNGNGTEEQEQDQEHDQEQEQEPEQEPMDTTAAVTHSEHFQTLLDAGLPEKVAEKLDEIYVAGLVAHSDLDERAIEALKEFNEEAALQVLVQFKESDLSHVQNKSAYLCGVMKTYRQREKQGTKVSDSSKGPDEAKIKELLDRTGYTLDVTTGQRKYGGPPPEAVYSGLQPHVGTEIFVGKIPRDMFEDELVPLFEKAGPIWDLRLMMDPLTGLNRGYAFLTFCNKDAAQEAVKLFNNHEIRTGKHIGVCISVANNRLFVGSIPKNKTREQIVEEFSKVTEGLNDVILYHQPDDKKKNRGFCFLEYEDHKAAAQARRRLMSGRVKVWGNVVTVEWADPIEDPDPEVMAKVKVLFARNLANGVTEESLEKAFGEFGKLERVKKLKDYAFIHFEERDAAVKALAELNGKEMEGEPIEIVFAKPPDQKRKERKAQRQAAKTTYDDYYYYGPPHMPPPPRGRGRGGGGGGGRGGYASYPPDYYGYEDYYDYYGYDYHNYRGGYDDPYYGGYEDFQAPPVRARGGRGGSRGGGGASPARGRGGAGPPRGRGGGGFSQRGGGGAGGPGAGRGMRGSRGGPMQQRGGRGQGKGVEDGPDQ; encoded by the exons ATGGCAACTGAAGAACACGTTAATGGGAATGGAACAGAAGAGCAGGAGCAGGATCAGGAACATGACCAGGAACAGGAGCAAGAGCCGGAGCAGGAGCCCATGGACACCACTGCTGCTGTTACCCATTCTGAACACTTCCAGACGTTACTAGATGCTGGTTTACCAGAGAAGGTTGCTGAAAAGCTAGATGAAATCTACGTAGCAG GCCTTGTAGCACACAGTGACTTAGATGAGCGGGCGATAGAGGCCCTGAAAGAATTCAACGAGGAAGCCGCACTACAAGTTCTCGTTCAGTTTAAGGAAAGCGACCTTTCACATGTGCAA AACAAAAGTGCCTATTTGTGTGGAGTGATGAAGACGTACAGACAACGGGAGAAGCAGGGGACCAAAGTTTCAGATTCCAGTAAAGGACCAGATGAAGCAAAAATAAAA GAGCTGCTGGACAGAACTGGCTACACGCTGGACGTGACAACGGGACAGAGAAAGTACGGTGGCCCCCCGCCAGAGGCAGTGTACTCAGGACTTCAGCCCCATGTTGGCACAGAG attttcgtggggaagatccCGAGGGACATGTTTGAGGACGAGCTGGTGCCCCTGTTTGAGAAGGCGGGCCCCATCTGGGACCTGCGGCTGATGATGGACCCGCTGACGGGCCTCAACCGGGGCTACGCCTTCCTCACTTTCTGCAATAAAGACGCTGCACAGGAGGCAGTGAAGCTG TTTAACAATCATGAAATTCGCACCGGGAAACACATTGGAGTGTGCATATCTGTGGCGAATAATAGACTTTTTGTCGGTTCGATCCCAAAAAACAAAACGAGAGAACAAATAGTGGAGGAGTTCTCCAAAGTCACAG AGGGTCTGAACGACGTCATCCTGTACCATCAGCCGGATGACAAGAAGAAGAACCGTGGCTTCTGTTTCCTGGAATATGAGGACCACAAGGCAGCAGCGCAGGCCCGGCGGCGCCTCATGAGCGGCAGGGTGAAGGTCTGGGGCAACGTGGTCACTGTGGAGTGGGCCGACCCCATCGAGGACCCCGACCCAGAGGTCATGGCCAAG GTGAAAGTTCTGTTTGCCCGAAACCTTGCAAATGGCGTCACCGAAGAATCGCTTGAAAAAGCCTTCGGTGAGTTTGGCAAGCTTGAGCGAGTGAAGAAGCTGAAAGACTACGCCTTCATCCACTTTGAGGAGCGGGACGCCGCCGTGAAG GCCTTGGCGGAATTGAATGGAAAAGAAATGGAGGGGGAACCGATTGAAATTGTTTTCGCTAAACCCCCCGACCAGAAGAGGAAAGAGCGCAAGGCCCAGCGGCAAGCAGCCAAGACAAC GTACGATGACTATTATTACTACGGCCCCCCTCACATGCCTCCTCCCCCCCGAGGCCGGGGTCGAggaggtggcggcggcggtggtcgCGGGGGTTACGCTTCTTACCCCCCAGACTATTACGGCTACGAGGATTACTACGACTACTACGGCTACGACTACCACAACTACCGCGGCGGATACGATGACCCGTACTACGGAGGCTACGAGGACTTTCAGGCTCCGCCGGTCAGGGCCCGAGGTGGCCGAGGGGGctcgcgaggaggaggaggagcctccCCAGCCCGGGGGAGAGGAGGCGCGGGGCCGCccaggggcagaggaggagggggcttCTCCCAGAGAGGCGGCGGTGGTGCTGGGGGTCCGGGAGCAGGCCGAGGCATGCGGGGGTCCAGAGGAGGACCGATGCAGCAGAGAGGCGGCCGCGGG
- the LOC134468866 gene encoding uncharacterized protein LOC134468866, which yields METIRNLKPSARPSRALLDCRSDRIVLGSTSDSSSGNKPLRQNIWNRKEVPRQVAIVHPIRRPESRANPPIRETDQRALGDQGQIRTVELGDGTTTGHVLWSTLADQQSLSGSDSDSDSGSELELLWELFEVVAERYFSNNTGSSSSDSDSDSTSSSSSSDSTRTSSSSSSSSSNSDSDF from the exons ATGGAGACCATAAGAAATCTAAAG CCCTCAGCAAGGCCTTCCAGAGCTCTCCTGGATTGTAGGAGTGACCGCATAGTGCTGGGTAGCACTAGTGATTCAAGTTCAGGCAACAAACCACTGAGACAAAACATTTGGAATAGGAAGGAAGTTCCCCGACAG GTTGCAATCGTTCATCCCATACGCAGGCCAGAGAGCCGTGCAAACCCACCTATCAGAGAAACGGATCAGCGGGCTCTGGGTGATCAAGGCCAG ATAAGAACTGTTGAGCTTGGTGATGGCACCACCACAGGACACGTGCTGTGGTCCACCCTGGCCGACCAGCAAAGCCTGAGCGGCTCCGACTCTGACTCCGATTCCGGTTCGGAGTTAGAACTGCTGTGGGAGTTATTTGAGGTGGTGGCAGAAAGATACTTTTCCAACAATACCGGCTCCTCCAGCTCTGACTCCGACTCTGACTCCACTTCATCAAGCTCAAGCTCAGATTCTACTCGAACTTCAAGTTCTAGTTCCAGTTCCAGCTCTAACTCTGACTCTGACTTTTGA